The proteins below come from a single Mya arenaria isolate MELC-2E11 chromosome 6, ASM2691426v1 genomic window:
- the LOC128239216 gene encoding uncharacterized protein LOC128239216 isoform X1 yields MSGNININFTVIFLLILFILHGVRAWTMSSSFNATGSDNGLYVEYAFAETPPSQVHCSFDMNNDEVYFMNVTTETFKFIDIHYDTFGYYDLALICGEDSFEIAHELDKYIGTEISGVDISNKTRDIFIGVTDAEILDGKDIYFNVEFEAGLDVTINVTVNGHTQNKTVAANGSHIFILDAAWFSNGLYTVEVSLDNPISTVIQTNAIIAVQTGIEILASSLVEYLAPPYAVSADRRFNVALDFKQGENVSIVCMIIDSEQHTQQLEAEILTGQVTGTHNFMFLTSLIGNYSLEVEVSNYVSSYQSTFNLEIKSKIISVALNVSERVGMIII; encoded by the exons ATGTCGggaaatatcaatatcaattttaccGTGATATTTCtgttgatattatttattcttcatg GTGTGCGGGCATGGACTATGTCGTCGTCGTTCAACGCCACGGGCTCGGACAACGGACTTTACGTGGAATATGCATTCGCCGAAACACCGCCCTCACAGGTGCACTGCAGCTTTGACATGAACAACGATGAGGTGTACTTTATGAACGTCACCACGGAAACCTTTAAGTTCATTGACATACACTACGATACATTCGGATATTACGACCTGGCTCTCATTTGTGgcgaggactcctttgagattGCCCATGAACTTGACAAGTACATCGGTACTGAAATATCTGGGGTAGACATAAGCAATAAAACACGAGATATTTTCATTGGTGTTACAGACGCTGAAATTTTAGACGGAAAGGATATATACTTCAATGTAGAATTTGAAGCAGGCTTAGATGTCACAATTAACGTAACAGTCAATGGGCATACTCAAAACAAAACTGTTGCGGCCAATGGTTCCCACATCTTTATACTCGACGCCGCATGGTTCTCAAACGGTCTATATACAGTGGAAGTTTCTCTGGATAATCCCATATCCACAGTGATACAGACAAACGCCATTATAGCAGTACAAACCGGCATTGAGATATTGGCCTCCTCCTTGGTCGAGTACCTGGCCCCACCATATGCTGTTTCGGCAGATCGGCGATTCAACGTAGCTCTTGATTTTAAACAAGGCGAAAACGTTTCGATTGTATGCATGATAATAGACTCCGAACAGCACACTCAACAACTTGAGGCGGAAATTTTGACAGGGCAGGTGACTGGCACTCATAACTTCATGTTCCTCACGTCGCTCATTGGAAACTATTCCCTTGAAGTGGAAGTATCAAACTATGTGAGCAGCTACCAGAGTACCTTTAACttggaaataaaatcaaaaatcataTCAGTGGCACTGAATGTCAGTGAGCGCGTCGGAATGATAATCATATGA
- the LOC128239216 gene encoding uncharacterized protein LOC128239216 isoform X2 has protein sequence MIMLGIQGVRAWTMSSSFNATGSDNGLYVEYAFAETPPSQVHCSFDMNNDEVYFMNVTTETFKFIDIHYDTFGYYDLALICGEDSFEIAHELDKYIGTEISGVDISNKTRDIFIGVTDAEILDGKDIYFNVEFEAGLDVTINVTVNGHTQNKTVAANGSHIFILDAAWFSNGLYTVEVSLDNPISTVIQTNAIIAVQTGIEILASSLVEYLAPPYAVSADRRFNVALDFKQGENVSIVCMIIDSEQHTQQLEAEILTGQVTGTHNFMFLTSLIGNYSLEVEVSNYVSSYQSTFNLEIKSKIISVALNVSERVGMIII, from the coding sequence GTGTGCGGGCATGGACTATGTCGTCGTCGTTCAACGCCACGGGCTCGGACAACGGACTTTACGTGGAATATGCATTCGCCGAAACACCGCCCTCACAGGTGCACTGCAGCTTTGACATGAACAACGATGAGGTGTACTTTATGAACGTCACCACGGAAACCTTTAAGTTCATTGACATACACTACGATACATTCGGATATTACGACCTGGCTCTCATTTGTGgcgaggactcctttgagattGCCCATGAACTTGACAAGTACATCGGTACTGAAATATCTGGGGTAGACATAAGCAATAAAACACGAGATATTTTCATTGGTGTTACAGACGCTGAAATTTTAGACGGAAAGGATATATACTTCAATGTAGAATTTGAAGCAGGCTTAGATGTCACAATTAACGTAACAGTCAATGGGCATACTCAAAACAAAACTGTTGCGGCCAATGGTTCCCACATCTTTATACTCGACGCCGCATGGTTCTCAAACGGTCTATATACAGTGGAAGTTTCTCTGGATAATCCCATATCCACAGTGATACAGACAAACGCCATTATAGCAGTACAAACCGGCATTGAGATATTGGCCTCCTCCTTGGTCGAGTACCTGGCCCCACCATATGCTGTTTCGGCAGATCGGCGATTCAACGTAGCTCTTGATTTTAAACAAGGCGAAAACGTTTCGATTGTATGCATGATAATAGACTCCGAACAGCACACTCAACAACTTGAGGCGGAAATTTTGACAGGGCAGGTGACTGGCACTCATAACTTCATGTTCCTCACGTCGCTCATTGGAAACTATTCCCTTGAAGTGGAAGTATCAAACTATGTGAGCAGCTACCAGAGTACCTTTAACttggaaataaaatcaaaaatcataTCAGTGGCACTGAATGTCAGTGAGCGCGTCGGAATGATAATCATATGA